In one window of Spartinivicinus poritis DNA:
- a CDS encoding O-methyltransferase, with protein MSRSTLNMTDVIENYIWQVGVRETAVMQQCREETAAMPNANMQIAPEQGQFLALLAQLMGAKRIVEVGTFTGYSALWMASVLPDDGELIACDISDEYTSKAKQYWQQAGITNKIDLKIKPATESLAELLAAGGAGQVDMLFIDADKIGYQDYYEQGLQLLRQGGLMAFDNTLWSGSVAEPSDDPDTVALQKFNRHVHSDQRVDMGLLPIGDGLTLVRKK; from the coding sequence ATGAGTCGATCAACACTAAACATGACAGATGTTATTGAGAACTATATTTGGCAAGTAGGCGTGCGGGAAACAGCAGTAATGCAACAGTGCCGTGAAGAGACGGCAGCGATGCCTAATGCCAATATGCAAATTGCCCCTGAACAAGGGCAGTTTTTAGCCCTGTTAGCTCAATTAATGGGTGCCAAGCGGATTGTTGAGGTAGGGACTTTCACTGGTTATAGTGCATTATGGATGGCATCAGTGTTACCAGATGATGGTGAGTTAATTGCCTGTGATATCAGTGATGAATATACATCAAAAGCCAAACAATATTGGCAGCAAGCAGGAATAACCAACAAGATCGACTTAAAAATTAAGCCTGCTACGGAGTCTCTTGCGGAATTACTAGCGGCTGGTGGAGCAGGTCAGGTTGATATGTTATTTATTGATGCTGATAAAATTGGTTACCAGGATTATTACGAACAAGGTTTACAACTGCTTCGACAGGGTGGATTAATGGCGTTTGATAATACCTTATGGAGTGGCTCGGTGGCAGAGCCCAGTGATGACCCCGATACCGTTGCCTTACAAAAATTTAATCGTCATGTACACAGTGATCAACGAGTGGATATGGGGCTGTTGCCGATAGGGGATGGATTAACGTTGGTTAGGAAGAAATAG
- a CDS encoding efflux RND transporter permease subunit: MAKFHHPSETEPLLERICFNHRLFLLLVFAVCTIVLGYQLTKLKPETSFMKMIPVEHPFIQNWLKHQDELENLGNSIRIAVVAKEGDIFAADYMETLKQMTDEVFYLRGVDRAGLKSLWTASVRWMEVTEDGFVGGPVIPKGYDGSAAALEELRNNILRSGQIGRLVSNDFKSSIIYVPLFEKDPETGEALDYQALSQAIEEKVRNQFSDQGVEIKIIGFAKKVGDLIEGIGSIAYFFAIAIGITLLLLYVYSRCGFSTIIPVICSIVAVIWQLGLLATFGYGLDPYSVLVPFLVFAIGVSHGVQIINAIGLEAATGADPCTAARRAFRSLYIPGMLALISDAIGFLTLYVIDIAVIRDLAVAACIGVAVIILTNLLLLPVIMSYLGVGNVFRERVKAGNATRSKVWDRLSNFAHPVVAPISIVVAIAGFGWGWYQSQDLKIGDLDPGAPELHPDSRYNLDNAYITQHYSTSADVLVTMVETAKETCSTYPVMSAIDRYMWAMENVKGVQTAVSLVSVSKLYIKGTNEGNLKWQTLSRNQHVLNSSIRSASGLYNPDCSMAPVLLFLNDHKAETLARVVEATQAFAAENNTDQLKFLLASGNAGIEAATNEVIEEAQYEMLVFVYGVVSILCLITFRSLRAVCCIIIPLALTSLLCQALMAMLGIGVKVATLPVIALGVGIGVDYGIYIYSRLESFLRQGMDLQEAYYNTLRTTGKAVSFTGVTLAIGVGTWIWSPIKFQADMGILLTFMFLWNMIGALWLLPALARFFVRPERMVASPVSQHTTETANEAKNSETATSSNTSEKSINSMDKSMSSSLT, translated from the coding sequence ATGGCTAAATTTCATCACCCAAGTGAAACCGAACCCTTGCTTGAACGGATTTGTTTTAACCATCGACTGTTTTTATTACTGGTGTTTGCGGTGTGTACCATCGTGTTGGGTTATCAGTTAACCAAGCTGAAACCTGAAACCAGTTTTATGAAAATGATTCCAGTGGAGCACCCTTTTATTCAAAACTGGTTAAAACATCAGGATGAGCTGGAAAACTTAGGCAACTCAATTCGTATTGCTGTAGTAGCCAAAGAAGGCGATATTTTCGCTGCGGATTATATGGAAACCCTTAAGCAAATGACTGATGAAGTGTTTTATTTGCGTGGGGTTGACCGGGCAGGCTTAAAATCGCTGTGGACTGCCAGTGTACGCTGGATGGAAGTGACTGAAGATGGCTTTGTGGGTGGGCCGGTTATTCCTAAAGGGTATGATGGCTCAGCGGCTGCATTGGAAGAATTACGTAATAATATTTTGCGCTCTGGGCAAATTGGCCGACTGGTATCGAATGATTTTAAGTCGTCGATTATTTATGTGCCCTTATTTGAAAAAGACCCTGAAACTGGCGAAGCGTTAGATTATCAGGCACTTTCTCAAGCGATTGAAGAAAAAGTACGCAATCAATTTTCAGACCAAGGGGTTGAAATAAAAATTATTGGCTTTGCCAAAAAAGTAGGGGATTTAATTGAGGGTATTGGCTCAATTGCTTACTTCTTTGCTATTGCGATTGGTATTACCCTACTACTGTTGTATGTTTATTCCCGGTGTGGTTTCAGCACCATTATCCCTGTTATTTGCTCCATTGTGGCAGTGATCTGGCAGCTGGGTTTATTGGCCACTTTTGGTTATGGTCTAGACCCCTATTCGGTATTAGTACCCTTTTTGGTATTTGCGATTGGGGTTAGTCATGGGGTGCAAATTATTAATGCTATTGGTTTAGAAGCTGCTACTGGGGCTGATCCTTGTACTGCTGCACGCCGAGCATTTCGTTCGTTGTATATTCCAGGCATGCTGGCCTTAATCAGTGATGCCATTGGCTTTTTAACCCTCTATGTAATTGATATAGCAGTTATTCGTGATTTAGCGGTAGCGGCTTGTATTGGGGTGGCAGTGATTATTTTAACTAACTTGCTACTGCTACCTGTTATCATGTCTTATTTAGGGGTGGGCAATGTTTTTCGTGAGCGAGTTAAAGCGGGTAATGCCACACGCTCTAAAGTGTGGGATCGGTTATCGAACTTTGCCCATCCAGTGGTAGCGCCCATTTCAATTGTTGTTGCCATCGCAGGATTTGGCTGGGGGTGGTACCAAAGTCAGGATTTAAAAATAGGTGACTTAGACCCAGGTGCACCAGAGTTACATCCTGATTCCCGTTATAATCTGGATAATGCCTATATTACCCAACATTATTCCACTAGTGCTGATGTGCTAGTGACTATGGTAGAAACAGCAAAAGAAACCTGTTCAACCTACCCAGTCATGTCAGCAATCGACCGTTATATGTGGGCGATGGAAAATGTTAAAGGGGTACAAACAGCTGTTTCGTTAGTGTCTGTTTCTAAGCTGTATATTAAAGGCACTAACGAGGGTAATTTAAAATGGCAGACGTTATCCCGTAACCAACATGTTCTTAATAGTTCGATTCGTAGTGCCAGTGGTTTATATAACCCAGACTGTAGTATGGCGCCTGTCTTATTGTTTTTAAATGACCATAAAGCAGAAACCCTGGCAAGGGTTGTTGAGGCGACTCAAGCGTTTGCTGCGGAAAATAATACCGATCAGCTAAAGTTTTTATTAGCTTCTGGTAATGCGGGCATAGAAGCAGCGACGAATGAGGTAATTGAAGAAGCTCAATATGAAATGCTGGTGTTTGTTTATGGGGTGGTCAGTATTTTATGTTTAATTACCTTCCGGTCATTGCGGGCAGTGTGCTGTATTATTATTCCGCTAGCACTGACTTCTTTATTGTGCCAGGCATTAATGGCTATGTTAGGCATAGGGGTTAAAGTCGCGACTTTACCGGTGATTGCCTTAGGGGTTGGGATTGGCGTCGATTATGGTATTTATATCTATAGCCGGCTAGAAAGCTTTTTACGCCAGGGAATGGATTTACAAGAAGCTTATTACAACACTTTACGTACAACTGGTAAGGCGGTGAGCTTCACTGGAGTAACGCTAGCAATTGGCGTAGGCACCTGGATCTGGTCGCCGATTAAATTCCAAGCGGATATGGGCATTTTATTAACCTTCATGTTCTTGTGGAATATGATCGGTGCTCTATGGTTGTTACCTGCATTAGCTCGGTTCTTTGTGCGGCCAGAACGGATGGTGGCAAGCCCAGTTTCTCAACATACAACAGAAACAGCCAACGAAGCTAAAAACAGTGAGACAGCTACATCATCAAACACTTCAGAAAAATCCATCAATTCTATGGATAAATCGATGTCTAGCAGTTTGACGTAG
- a CDS encoding WD40/YVTN/BNR-like repeat-containing protein: MRFAARQRRFARLNRWPALNALLKAGLLILLLTNAFKLYADNKITDPPAVLSDKAAQALLLDITIPPGSQRLVAVGERGHIVYSDNQGQQWQQAKVPTSQLVTAIHFVDQHHGWAVGHDSIILATTDGGTSWQRQYDDLAMEAPLLDVWFFNQQVGFAVGAYGQILRTTDGGNRWEDWSHTIENEEEFHYNSITAIDNDRLIIVGEAGLLYRSTNKGKTWELLESPYEGSLFGTIATGTADSALIFGLRGHIFRTNDFGDSWQQVKVKTEQGLYGGQLSSDQQITLVGNAGVVLVSKDAGLSFQVVQRPDRKALSNVVSLADQKLVLVGEGGIKLASPLGKPLETN, encoded by the coding sequence ATGCGATTTGCCGCCCGGCAACGACGATTCGCTCGACTTAACCGGTGGCCAGCTCTCAATGCACTGCTTAAAGCTGGCCTGTTGATTTTGCTGCTAACCAATGCTTTTAAACTATACGCTGATAATAAAATAACTGACCCTCCTGCTGTTTTAAGTGACAAAGCAGCTCAGGCGTTATTGCTGGATATCACCATACCACCTGGTAGCCAGCGATTAGTAGCGGTGGGTGAGCGTGGCCATATTGTTTATTCCGATAATCAAGGGCAGCAGTGGCAACAGGCGAAAGTGCCTACCAGCCAATTAGTTACGGCAATTCACTTTGTAGATCAACACCATGGCTGGGCTGTGGGGCATGATTCGATTATTTTAGCCACCACTGATGGTGGTACTAGCTGGCAACGCCAGTATGATGATTTAGCGATGGAAGCTCCCTTATTAGATGTGTGGTTTTTTAACCAGCAAGTGGGTTTTGCTGTGGGGGCGTATGGACAGATTTTACGTACAACAGATGGTGGAAATCGTTGGGAAGATTGGTCTCATACCATCGAAAATGAAGAGGAATTCCATTATAACAGCATTACCGCTATTGATAATGATCGGTTAATTATTGTGGGGGAAGCAGGGTTACTCTATCGCTCAACAAATAAAGGCAAAACTTGGGAATTACTGGAAAGCCCTTATGAAGGCTCTTTATTTGGCACTATAGCGACTGGCACAGCTGATAGTGCACTCATTTTTGGTTTACGAGGCCATATTTTTCGTACCAATGATTTTGGTGATAGCTGGCAGCAGGTCAAGGTAAAAACCGAGCAAGGGTTATATGGTGGACAGTTGTCGTCTGATCAGCAAATTACTTTAGTGGGTAATGCGGGTGTGGTATTAGTCAGTAAAGATGCTGGGCTGAGTTTTCAGGTAGTGCAGCGGCCTGATCGGAAAGCACTGAGCAATGTGGTCAGTTTAGCTGATCAAAAGCTGGTATTAGTGGGTGAGGGTGGTATCAAATTAGCTTCTCCCCTGGGTAAGCCGTTAGAGACTAATTAA
- a CDS encoding type II toxin-antitoxin system VapC family toxin, producing the protein MIHIFVEDEGFEKLAISLFHAEKAGELPDIHKDPFDRMLIFQAQAEGLELVTQDGFIPQYTIKTVDPTVLNALTYLY; encoded by the coding sequence TTGATCCACATCTTTGTTGAAGACGAAGGCTTCGAAAAACTCGCTATTAGCTTGTTTCATGCAGAAAAAGCAGGGGAATTACCTGATATTCATAAAGATCCATTCGATAGAATGTTAATTTTTCAAGCGCAAGCAGAAGGGTTAGAGCTGGTCACTCAGGATGGGTTTATCCCCCAGTACACAATTAAAACAGTTGATCCTACTGTTTTAAATGCCCTTACCTACTTATATTAG
- a CDS encoding endonuclease domain-containing protein translates to MKTYSKYLKQPGRLLRANMTEAEQKLWQLVRRKQIHGKQFYRQKPLLDYIVDFYCPAAKLVIELDGGQHYDANHQEQDRIRDQALTELGLTVLRFDNRQVLTETHAVLEVIERSVRNVCF, encoded by the coding sequence ATGAAAACCTACTCAAAATACCTTAAGCAACCGGGTCGCCTATTACGAGCAAATATGACTGAGGCAGAGCAAAAACTCTGGCAGCTTGTTCGTCGAAAGCAAATACATGGTAAACAGTTTTATCGGCAAAAACCGCTGCTCGATTATATCGTGGATTTTTATTGTCCTGCTGCAAAACTGGTAATTGAGCTGGATGGTGGCCAGCATTATGACGCTAATCATCAAGAACAAGATAGAATCCGCGATCAAGCATTAACAGAGTTGGGTTTAACTGTTTTGCGATTTGATAACCGACAGGTACTTACAGAAACACATGCTGTACTAGAGGTGATTGAACGATCAGTGAGGAATGTGTGTTTTTAA
- a CDS encoding DUF1329 domain-containing protein, translated as MLKKQTIIGGLTALALATQMAVAAVSPKEAERLKKDLTPIGAEKAGNKAGTIPAWTGGLKQSDIPKSYTTRGQHYPNPFPGDKPQFVITSSNLSKYQANLTPGQIALFKAYPKTFQIPVYKTRRSGSLPQFVYDNTIKHATTAKLNNGGNGFTGAYAGFPFPIPKNGLEALWNHIVRYRGEYGVRKAAGVPVHRNGNYTPVITQQEAFFKYYDPNGSESTLDNIIIYYLAFTTSPARLAGGSVLVHETLDQVKQPRQAWGYNAGQRRVRRAPNLAYDTPISAADGLIVADDTDMYNGAPDRYNWKLVGKKEIYIPYNNYELISPKLKNDSILKVGHINPDHTRYELHRVWVVEGTLKKGERHIYSKRVLYLDEDSWGAAVVDQYDGRGELWRVSMAYLLNNYDLPTTWTGLDVFHDLQARRYYVQGLANEERQYVDFSKAIPAEKYFKPSALRRRGRR; from the coding sequence ATGCTAAAAAAACAAACAATTATTGGTGGGTTAACGGCTTTAGCCCTAGCGACACAGATGGCTGTTGCAGCTGTGTCGCCAAAAGAAGCAGAACGGCTAAAAAAAGACTTAACCCCAATTGGTGCTGAAAAAGCCGGTAATAAAGCAGGGACGATTCCTGCTTGGACGGGTGGTTTAAAACAAAGTGATATCCCAAAAAGTTATACAACCAGAGGGCAGCATTATCCTAATCCATTCCCAGGGGATAAGCCGCAGTTTGTGATTACATCGAGTAACCTGAGTAAATATCAGGCTAATTTAACCCCTGGGCAAATTGCTTTATTTAAGGCTTATCCTAAGACCTTTCAGATTCCTGTTTATAAAACTCGGCGGTCAGGTTCGTTACCTCAGTTTGTGTATGATAATACGATTAAACATGCAACCACCGCTAAGCTGAATAATGGCGGCAATGGTTTTACCGGGGCTTATGCAGGCTTTCCATTCCCTATCCCGAAAAATGGTTTAGAAGCACTATGGAACCATATTGTGCGTTATCGTGGAGAATATGGTGTGCGTAAAGCGGCAGGTGTGCCGGTGCATCGTAATGGTAATTACACGCCAGTTATTACCCAACAAGAGGCGTTTTTTAAGTATTATGACCCTAATGGCAGTGAATCCACGTTAGATAATATTATTATTTATTATTTGGCGTTTACGACCAGTCCAGCGCGATTAGCGGGCGGTTCAGTCTTAGTGCATGAAACCTTGGATCAAGTTAAACAACCTCGTCAGGCTTGGGGGTATAATGCGGGTCAGCGTCGAGTGCGTCGTGCGCCTAATTTAGCCTATGATACACCAATTTCTGCTGCTGATGGACTCATTGTGGCGGATGATACCGACATGTATAACGGTGCACCAGACCGGTATAACTGGAAATTGGTGGGTAAAAAAGAAATTTATATCCCTTACAATAACTACGAGTTAATTAGCCCTAAATTGAAAAATGATAGCATTTTAAAAGTCGGGCATATCAACCCTGATCATACCCGTTATGAATTACACCGGGTATGGGTGGTTGAAGGTACCTTGAAAAAAGGCGAACGCCATATTTATTCAAAGCGGGTGTTGTATTTGGATGAAGACAGCTGGGGTGCAGCGGTTGTAGATCAATACGACGGACGTGGTGAATTATGGCGGGTTAGCATGGCTTATTTATTAAATAACTATGATTTACCAACTACCTGGACTGGCTTGGATGTGTTCCATGATTTACAAGCACGCCGCTATTATGTGCAAGGTTTAGCGAACGAAGAGAGACAGTATGTGGACTTTTCGAAAGCTATACCTGCGGAGAAATACTTTAAGCCTTCAGCGTTGAGACGGAGAGGGCGGCGGTAA